The nucleotide sequence GGGTATGTGAAAAAATTCTATTCTCTTTGGAGCAAAAGCCAATGGAAACGAGAAAGAATTGCTCCCGCTTTTCACTTGGATACTTTTAGTATTGACCCAAAAGGATGGGGAAGGTTCCCCATCATATCTGCAAGCTTAGAAGACGAATTACTATAAGTACTTAGCAAAATTATTCAACCACAAAGAAGCAACATACAACAAAGATGGGCGTAGCCCATCTAAAAAACACATACTCAAATCACAAAAAAAAGAATGCAACTTTCAAGGTTACAGATAAAAGGATTTAAAAGTTTTGGCGATAAAGTAATTATCGAGTTTGATAAGGGAGTCACCGGAGTAGTAGGTCCTAATGGAAGCGGCAAATCCAATATTGTAGATGCTATAAGGTGGGTTCTTGGAGAACAAAAAACGAGTTCCCTTCGCTCTGATAAGATGGAAAACGTAATTTTCAACGGAACAAAAAACCGAAAGCCCACGAACCTCGCCGAGGTCTCTCTTACTTTTGAGAATACAAAAAATATCCTCTCCCCAGAATATTCTCAAGTGACTATTACCCGAAAATACTATAGAACCGGAGAAAGCGAATACGAACTAAATGGAATACCTTGCAGATTAAAAGATATTACCAATCTTTTTTTAGACACAGGCATTGCCTCTAATAGCTACGCTATCATAGAACTCAAGATGGTAGATGACCTTTTGAATGATAAAAACAACTCCCGAAGGGGACTCTTTGAAGAAGCCGCAGGAATCTCTAAATATAAGCTCCGTAAAAAAGAATCTCTCAAAAAACTATCCGACTCCGAATTAGATATTGCTCGGGTAAATGATATTATTTTTGAAGTAGAAAAAAATCTCAAAAACGTAGAAAAACAAGCCCAAGAAGTACAGGTTTTTCTCCAACTCAAAGAAGAATATAAAAACTACAGTATCCTGTTTACTAAAAAAAAAATCACCTCATACCAAATTGTTTTCGTAGAACTATCACAAAAAAAACAGAAAGAAGAAGACCTTCGTGTTTCCCTCCAAAAGCAGCATCTAGAAAAAGAAGCATATTTGGAAAAAAACCAAAATGAAACTATCCTCCACGAAAAAACTTTGAATGAAAAACAAAAACAACTCAACGAATATGGCAACACTATACGACAATATGAAAGTGAAAAAAAAATCAAAAACGAAAAAATACAGTATCTCAAACAAAAAAATGAAATTCTACAAAAACAAATCCAAGCAGATACCCATATCATAGAAAATGATACCCTCGCTTTAGAAAATCTTACCAAAGAAAAAAATACCTATCAAAAACTTTTAGCAGAACAAACACTTTTGTTAGAAACAAAAATAGAAGAATTGGAAGCCCTCAAAAAAAAACAAGATACCCTGCAAAATAAAATCCACGAAAAAAATACCCAAGCAAAAAGAAATACTCAAAAACTATACGAACTCCAAAAAGAAATAGAAGTAAAACAATCACAAATAACAGGAATACAAACCGAAATGGAAGCAACCATTTTCGAAACACACACAAAAAAAGAACTTATTCACACACTCCAAGACGATGTGCAGCATGCTTCCAAACAAAAAGAATTGTATATAAACACCATACAAACACTCAAAAAAGAAGAAACTGAGAGAGATGAACAAATAGAAAAACTGACCGATGAAATAAACAACTTTTCTAAAGAAATAGACACTCTGAAACGCAAGAGAGAACTCCTTCAAAATGAAACGATGCTCACCAAGTCATTTTTGGAAAATATGGGAAGCGGCTCCCAGTCCATTAAATTCCTCAAAAAAAAATATCCCCGAAAACAAATACCACCCTTTGTTGCAGACATCATTACCTGCCCCGATTTGTATAAACCAGCTTTGGAAAGTTTTATTGAACCATATACTCATTATTTAATCGTAGATGATATAACAGAAGCCAAAGAGTGCATTCAACTATTAGCCGATTCCTCCCAGGGAAAAGCATATTTTTTTATTTTACAAAACATCCAAAATACTACTGCCGATCCTCCACAGCATATTCCCAATGCTATCCATCTGCTATCCATTATTCAATACAAAAAAAAATACCAAAAACTCATAGAACTCCTGTTTGCAAACGTGTATATTACCCCTGCTCCCCCAAAAAATGAAAACTATAACTTCATTACTCAAGACGGAAAATATATAAAATATAACCATATAATGTATGGAGGATCTATTGGAATTTTTGATGGAAATACAATAGGAAAAAGGCAAGATATTGAGAACTTAGAACAAGAGATCCTCACATTACAGCAAAAAATTCAGGAAATAGAAACCCAATCTTTTCCCAAAAAAGAAGCCCTAGAGACACTTAAAAAACTCTCTCGCAGAGAAGAAATTATTCAAAATGAAAAAAATTTGCAGAAAATAACTTCTGACGAACTCACTCTCTCCCTTAAAAAAGACCAATGGACACAAAATATATTGCAAAACGAAACCAAGCAAAAAGAATTATCCCTTAAAAAACAAAAATACCAAGAGGAAATAACCGCTCTGATTCTATTACATAAAGATTTGGAAACCATTTCACAAGAACAAGAGGACATATTGCAGGCAGAGAATGACAGCTTGGCAGAAATAAAAAAACAAGTCAATAAAGCAAACGAAGAAGCACAAAATCAAAAAATCCTCACCCTGCAACAGCAAAATAAAATAGAATCCACAGAACAAGAGATGCAGTATAGACAAAAAAATATAAACGCAAACACGAAAAGAATCGAAAATTATCAAGAAGAAATTGCCAAAAACCACGAGGATATTGAAATTGCTACCAATACTTTGGAAATAAACGAAGAACACCTTGTTAAAATGTATGAAACAAAAGTTTTTTTTGAAAAAGAACTGCAAGAAAAAGAAAGAGAGTATTTTTCTCTGCGAGAAATGGTCAATGAACTAGAAAAAGAAATTCGCTCCCTGCAAAGAAAAACTGAAAACTCTAACCAAACCCTCGCTGATTTAGAAAATAAAATAGCCCAAAATACTATACAAATAAACGCCCTCAACGAAGGTATATTTCATAAGTTTCAAATATCCATAGAAACAACCGAAATACCCGAAGATTTTCCAAATGCCACAAAAGATATGTCCGAAACCGAATTGGAAAGCAAAGTAGAGGAAGTAAAACGAAAAATAGACGCCCTCGGACCTATCAATTATACAGCCCTCGAGACCTTTCAAGAAATAAAACTGCGATATGATTTTTTAATTCGGGAAAGAACCGACCTATCCAATGCAAAAGAGTCCCTTCTGCAGACCATACAAGAGATAGAACTCACCGCCAAAACACTATTTTTAGAGGCATTTCATAAAATAAGGGAAAACTTTTTGA is from Chitinophagaceae bacterium and encodes:
- the smc gene encoding chromosome segregation protein SMC, which gives rise to MQLSRLQIKGFKSFGDKVIIEFDKGVTGVVGPNGSGKSNIVDAIRWVLGEQKTSSLRSDKMENVIFNGTKNRKPTNLAEVSLTFENTKNILSPEYSQVTITRKYYRTGESEYELNGIPCRLKDITNLFLDTGIASNSYAIIELKMVDDLLNDKNNSRRGLFEEAAGISKYKLRKKESLKKLSDSELDIARVNDIIFEVEKNLKNVEKQAQEVQVFLQLKEEYKNYSILFTKKKITSYQIVFVELSQKKQKEEDLRVSLQKQHLEKEAYLEKNQNETILHEKTLNEKQKQLNEYGNTIRQYESEKKIKNEKIQYLKQKNEILQKQIQADTHIIENDTLALENLTKEKNTYQKLLAEQTLLLETKIEELEALKKKQDTLQNKIHEKNTQAKRNTQKLYELQKEIEVKQSQITGIQTEMEATIFETHTKKELIHTLQDDVQHASKQKELYINTIQTLKKEETERDEQIEKLTDEINNFSKEIDTLKRKRELLQNETMLTKSFLENMGSGSQSIKFLKKKYPRKQIPPFVADIITCPDLYKPALESFIEPYTHYLIVDDITEAKECIQLLADSSQGKAYFFILQNIQNTTADPPQHIPNAIHLLSIIQYKKKYQKLIELLFANVYITPAPPKNENYNFITQDGKYIKYNHIMYGGSIGIFDGNTIGKRQDIENLEQEILTLQQKIQEIETQSFPKKEALETLKKLSRREEIIQNEKNLQKITSDELTLSLKKDQWTQNILQNETKQKELSLKKQKYQEEITALILLHKDLETISQEQEDILQAENDSLAEIKKQVNKANEEAQNQKILTLQQQNKIESTEQEMQYRQKNINANTKRIENYQEEIAKNHEDIEIATNTLEINEEHLVKMYETKVFFEKELQEKEREYFSLREMVNELEKEIRSLQRKTENSNQTLADLENKIAQNTIQINALNEGIFHKFQISIETTEIPEDFPNATKDMSETELESKVEEVKRKIDALGPINYTALETFQEIKLRYDFLIRERTDLSNAKESLLQTIQEIELTAKTLFLEAFHKIRENFLKVFRSLFTEEDICELTLLNPDDILESPIEITAKPKGKRPLSINQLSGGEKTLTAISLLFAIYLLKPAPFCIFDEVDAPLDDANIDKFNKIIRTFSEQSQFIIITHNKKTMAKVDIIYGITMIEMGISHIVPIDIRNLE